The following are encoded together in the Lactuca sativa cultivar Salinas chromosome 1, Lsat_Salinas_v11, whole genome shotgun sequence genome:
- the LOC111878954 gene encoding protein FAR-RED ELONGATED HYPOCOTYL 3-like: MVHKLRASLRGGYELVKPKVVDYKDLRRYMNRADEMEKAYYCEFGDVISFDATFQTNKYRMVFVPFTAINHHKKSVTVGAGLLSNESIDSYSWLFKMFLKTHGKEATLVLTDQGAAIKQAIKDMFPNSKNRLYMWHIMKKLKNKILDDFFTNTNFRKRFSKLVWDMNMKPDVFEVKWGLLMKEFNLEDTRWFKDMFTKSDSWILGYFNHIPMCGLMKTTPRSESMNSFFNTYSESGNLHLNFMMNYDTTIKNQRNTQRELDKLEIKVEEKEINCSCEHFKHMGVLCRHAFTIIMRCCVKEIPERGRENVKLVNDSYYSFKSCLDIVKDDKKKLDLFVDKQQMLLKELESDYTCGGLKSKTDDEVVKRHMLILKKNIEYDKDVDNEFLTIYVHVQ, encoded by the exons ATGGTTCATAAATTGAGGGCAAGTCTAAGAGGTGGGTATGAGCTTGTTAAGCCTAAAGTAGTTGACTATAAAGATTTAAGGAGATATATGAACAGG GCTGATGAAATGGAGAAGGCATATTATTGTGAATTTGGTGATGTTATCTCGTTTGATGCGACTTTCCAAACAAATAA GTATCGAATGGTTTTTGTTCCATTTACTGCTATTAACCATCATAAAAAATCAGTTACTGTTGGAGCGGGGTTGCTAAGCAATGAAAGCATTGATTCCTACTCTTGGTTGTTTAAAatgtttcttaaaactcatgggAAAGAAGCAACACTTGTTTTAACCGATCAAGGTGCTGCAATAAAACAAGCTATTAAGGATATGTTTCCTAATTCAAAAAACCGATTATATATGTGGCATATAATGAAGAAGTTGAAAAACAag aTATTAGATGATTTTTTTACGAACACAAACTTTCGAAAAAGATTCTCGAAGCTTGTTTGGGACATGAATATGAAACCTGATGTCTTTGAGGTGAAGTGGGGTTTACTTATGAAGGAATTCAATCTTGAAGACACAAGATGGTTTAAAGACATGTTTACAAAAAGTGATTCATGGATACTTGGATATTTTAACCATATTCCAATGTGTGGGTTGATGAAGACTACGCCGAGGTCAGAGAGTATGAATTCATTCTTTAATACCTACTCAGAAAGTGGTAATTTACATTTGAATTTCATGATGAATTACGATACTACTATTAAAAACCAAAGGAATACTCAACGAGAGCTTGATAAG CTTGAAATAAAAGTTGAAGAGAAAGAAATAAATTGTAGTTGTGAACATTTCAAGCATATGGGTGTTTTATGCAGACATGCTTTTACAATAATTATGAGATGTTGTGTTAAAGAAATTCCTGAAAG GGGTCGTGAGAATGTGAAGCTAGTCAATGATTCATATTATAGTTTTAAATCATGTTTGGATATTGTAAAAGATGACAAAAAGAAATTGGATTTGTTTGTTGATAAACAACAGATGTTGTTGAAGGAACTTGAGAGTGATTATACATGTGGTGGATTGAAAAGCAAGACGGATGATGAAGTT GTGAAGCGACATATGTTAATTCTAAAAAAGAACATAGAATATGATAAGGATGTGGACAACGAGTTCCTCACAATTTACGTACATGTCCA ATAA